The following are from one region of the Bacillus methanolicus MGA3 genome:
- a CDS encoding vanadium-dependent haloperoxidase — protein sequence MSKNKDKPKKKSKVDESSNLKEIDSAEIGPLSALQRREAAYKIRKNAASYQKNLPLPSHPSNGDEDLFPNKIGNYSKGLPHNNLGLVDQKAYKALIKSLSTGDPENFASIPMGGSAKLSNPQSAYAYDLVGPDSHHLVIIEPPAFSSSWIASEAAEVYWQALTRDVPFSDYDTNELTLEAASDLSTFSDFRGPKEKGKITTGTLFRGNTPGDKEGPYISQFLWKDIPYGPSTIIQRYRTTIAGDDHLTLYDEWLNVQNGVKTSKKNKLDPTPRFIRNGRDLSMWVHQDFTFQSCLNACLILLSYGKEALNETNPYNGSTTEDGFITFGGPHILDLISRAARSALSASWFQKWLVHRRLRPEEFGGHLHNHMTKASNYPINKELTESKVISHVFSKYKSYLLPLAYPEGCPTHPSYPAGHACIVGAGVTMMKAFFKESFVIPAPVESSSDGLSLLPYDGSPLTIGGELNKLASNISIGRDTAGVHWRSDGFEGLKLGEAAAIGILQDFKKTYNENFAGFSFRKFDGTTIMI from the coding sequence ATGTCAAAAAATAAAGATAAACCTAAAAAGAAATCGAAAGTAGACGAAAGCTCGAACTTAAAAGAGATCGATTCAGCTGAAATCGGACCGTTAAGTGCTCTGCAACGCCGGGAAGCGGCATATAAAATTCGGAAAAATGCAGCAAGTTATCAAAAAAATCTTCCTCTTCCATCCCATCCAAGTAATGGTGATGAAGATTTGTTTCCAAATAAAATCGGAAATTATTCAAAAGGGCTGCCACATAATAACCTCGGTTTGGTGGACCAAAAAGCATATAAAGCTCTGATCAAGTCATTATCGACCGGTGACCCGGAGAATTTTGCTTCAATACCTATGGGAGGGTCAGCAAAGCTCTCAAATCCTCAGTCCGCTTATGCATATGATCTAGTTGGTCCCGATTCTCACCATTTGGTTATCATTGAACCACCTGCATTTTCTAGTTCATGGATTGCAAGCGAGGCGGCGGAAGTGTATTGGCAGGCACTAACCCGTGATGTACCTTTTTCAGACTACGATACAAATGAACTTACCCTTGAAGCTGCCTCAGATCTTTCAACGTTTTCGGATTTTCGCGGACCAAAAGAAAAAGGGAAGATTACAACAGGCACTTTGTTCCGAGGGAATACACCAGGTGACAAGGAAGGACCTTATATCTCGCAGTTTTTATGGAAAGATATTCCCTATGGACCAAGCACCATCATCCAGCGATATCGTACAACAATCGCCGGAGATGATCACTTGACCTTATATGATGAATGGCTGAATGTTCAAAACGGCGTCAAAACATCCAAAAAAAATAAACTTGATCCTACTCCTCGTTTTATTCGAAATGGCCGTGATTTGAGTATGTGGGTCCATCAAGATTTTACTTTCCAGTCTTGTCTTAATGCTTGTTTAATTTTGCTCAGTTATGGAAAAGAAGCATTGAACGAAACTAATCCTTATAACGGTTCAACTACCGAGGATGGCTTCATCACATTTGGTGGTCCTCATATACTTGATTTGATTTCAAGGGCAGCTAGGTCAGCACTTAGTGCCTCCTGGTTCCAGAAATGGCTCGTTCACCGCCGCCTAAGACCCGAGGAGTTTGGAGGACATTTGCACAACCATATGACAAAAGCCAGCAATTATCCAATCAACAAAGAACTTACTGAATCAAAAGTCATATCCCATGTATTTAGCAAGTATAAAAGTTATTTGCTGCCATTAGCCTATCCAGAAGGATGTCCAACCCATCCTTCTTATCCTGCCGGCCATGCATGTATAGTTGGTGCAGGGGTCACGATGATGAAAGCGTTTTTTAAGGAATCGTTTGTAATACCAGCCCCTGTTGAATCCAGTTCTGACGGTCTATCGCTTCTTCCATATGACGGTTCGCCATTAACGATTGGCGGGGAACTAAATAAACTTGCCTCAAATATCTCCATTGGACGTGATACTGCAGGAGTTCACTGGCGATCAGACGGATTTGAGGGACTTAAATTGGGTGAAGCAGCCGCCATCGGAATCCTTCAAGATTTTAAAAAGACTTACAATGAGAATTTTGCCGGTTTCTCCTTCAGAAAGTTTGATGGGACTACAATCATGATCTAA
- a CDS encoding phospholipase, with protein sequence MEKRRTRPLRGFCIFPGYKWCGPGCSGPGAPINDVDACCKAHDYCYRKYGSSCRCDRSFLDCLRPKVNSYSQKGRQAAIMYNYMKLKYRFTCTFFK encoded by the coding sequence ATGGAAAAAAGACGGACAAGACCCTTAAGAGGTTTTTGTATTTTTCCTGGCTATAAGTGGTGCGGACCTGGCTGCAGCGGTCCTGGTGCTCCAATTAACGATGTAGATGCTTGTTGTAAAGCACATGACTATTGTTATCGTAAATATGGTTCATCATGTAGATGTGACCGTTCATTTCTTGATTGTCTGCGTCCGAAAGTCAATTCTTATAGCCAAAAGGGTAGACAGGCTGCGATTATGTATAATTATATGAAATTAAAATATCGATTTACATGTACATTTTTTAAGTAA
- a CDS encoding CBO0543 family protein, whose protein sequence is MITAKHSKNLNLPHLPKKRSLYNKLLSYFPSIVFASWAGTYLDLYFVGKNLYEFPVRPLSEIFSINIAFTLIGLPIITAIFLFFAKRIEGWRRWGLMIVGSAVASMGERLSEYSGFFLHTEEWNHSYSFFGYLLFLVMIWNVFKWTNIGLSKKMS, encoded by the coding sequence ATGATTACTGCGAAACACTCGAAAAACTTGAACTTGCCGCACTTGCCAAAAAAACGATCTTTATATAACAAACTCTTATCCTATTTTCCTTCAATTGTATTTGCTTCTTGGGCAGGAACTTATTTAGACCTTTATTTTGTTGGTAAAAATCTATATGAATTTCCTGTTCGGCCTCTTTCTGAAATCTTTTCCATCAACATTGCCTTTACATTGATCGGACTTCCAATCATAACGGCGATCTTTTTATTTTTTGCAAAAAGAATAGAAGGATGGAGAAGATGGGGATTAATGATTGTTGGAAGTGCTGTTGCGTCCATGGGCGAAAGGTTGTCTGAATACTCGGGTTTCTTTCTTCATACTGAGGAATGGAACCATAGTTATTCTTTTTTTGGTTATCTGTTGTTTCTGGTAATGATTTGGAATGTATTTAAATGGACGAATATTGGGTTAAGCAAAAAAATGTCTTAA
- a CDS encoding DUF2515 domain-containing protein has product MAGKKNAWGRRTTIFFQTFKWKKLQLSDTLLEIKEDLKKKSKAKKAYSKLTKEEELLLQQIRIKTNERNVNNVTRTKAYLDFYRLYPEIHWAFLGHMVSRNGGWNMTDLRGDMLSRLLNEKIRRDFFGFLERGNWLIFQDAYPQFLIYEESMKRNQNMFYLLPFLNISIFMETIWENFWQYRDSYLLTIALIINEQSYLEKRIVQNPFYKDKVFQTLEFKLQDLLSFNHILFPYEGKMPGKSAFIGQTLHHFNSLNERILLGKRLYRLLFQDMNQLDKVKSWAISHPHTGSRKDYWPDIFNDINEGLPGARFTRRLKHCRLRQGAHRLYSPRLEYAWKNVDHQDAETGDWFHDWRVIDYLQEQEKNINGEITNDYCETLEKLELAALAKKTIFI; this is encoded by the coding sequence TTGGCTGGAAAAAAGAATGCATGGGGGAGGCGAACAACGATTTTTTTCCAAACATTCAAATGGAAAAAACTGCAGCTCTCCGATACTCTGCTTGAAATAAAGGAAGATTTAAAGAAAAAGAGTAAGGCTAAAAAGGCTTATTCAAAATTAACGAAGGAAGAAGAACTACTTTTGCAGCAAATTCGGATAAAAACAAATGAACGGAATGTTAACAACGTAACAAGAACGAAAGCATACCTCGATTTTTATCGGCTCTATCCGGAAATTCACTGGGCATTCCTTGGACATATGGTATCAAGAAACGGGGGATGGAATATGACAGATTTAAGGGGTGATATGCTTTCGCGGCTGTTGAACGAAAAAATAAGGAGAGACTTCTTTGGGTTTTTAGAAAGGGGAAACTGGCTGATTTTTCAGGATGCCTATCCGCAGTTCTTGATTTATGAAGAATCCATGAAACGAAATCAAAACATGTTTTATTTGCTTCCTTTTTTAAACATATCGATCTTTATGGAAACGATCTGGGAGAACTTTTGGCAATACCGGGACAGCTATTTGTTAACCATCGCGCTTATTATTAATGAACAAAGCTATTTAGAAAAACGGATCGTCCAGAATCCTTTTTATAAGGATAAGGTTTTTCAAACGCTTGAGTTCAAACTTCAGGACCTTCTTTCTTTCAATCATATATTGTTTCCTTATGAGGGAAAGATGCCTGGAAAATCTGCTTTCATCGGACAGACCCTTCACCATTTTAATTCCTTAAACGAACGGATCTTGCTCGGTAAACGTCTCTACCGATTGCTTTTTCAAGATATGAATCAATTGGATAAAGTCAAAAGTTGGGCGATCAGCCACCCGCATACTGGTTCACGAAAGGATTATTGGCCAGACATTTTTAATGATATAAACGAAGGCTTGCCGGGAGCTAGATTTACACGGCGGCTCAAACATTGCCGGCTGCGGCAAGGAGCTCACCGGTTATATAGTCCCAGACTTGAATATGCTTGGAAAAATGTTGACCATCAGGATGCGGAAACCGGAGATTGGTTTCATGATTGGAGAGTTATTGATTATTTGCAAGAACAAGAGAAAAATATAAATGGAGAGATCACAAATGATTACTGCGAAACACTCGAAAAACTTGAACTTGCCGCACTTGCCAAAAAAACGATCTTTATATAA
- the shc gene encoding squalene--hopene cyclase produces the protein MRVVQLNTEAMIRRIVDKLKSDQAPDGSWQYPFETGISTDAYMIILLRTLEINDEELIRKLTERIISKQEENGAWKLFYDEGDGNLSATVEAYYSLLYSGYYEKDDKRLRTAERFILSKGGIENSHMFTKIMLSLTGQYPWPPLFPIPVEIVLLPLSFPVNFFDFSVYGRVNLAPILIVADKKYSKRTKRSPNLSNLFHSRADDFFRWRRTQEWKSLFTIFEEGMKSFIGLPMHIHSLAIERAKQYMLDRIEPDGTFYGYFSSTFLMIFALLSLGYSKKDPIILKAVTGLKEMKCLINGHTHMQYTTATVWNTSLISFALQKAGITPSEPVVSGANRYLLQRQHDKYGDWMVHSPNVLPGGWGFADINTLHPDIDDTTSSLRAISKLVRQEPHFQRAWERGINWLFSMQNDDGGWPAFEKNVNKKILNHLPIEGGKFLLTDPSTADLTGRTLEFFGAYTNLSKNHPSMKRGVNWLINNQEKDGSWYGRWGICFIYGTWAALTGLIASGVSSHHQSIQKAVNWLYKIQNHDGGWGESCKSDIMNTYIPLGASTLIDTAWAVDALIAAADQPTPGIQAGIKFLLKSFEKNVWTISYPKGQVIAGGFYIHYHSYRYIFPLLALSHYKQKFQD, from the coding sequence ATGCGAGTGGTGCAACTTAATACAGAAGCTATGATACGCCGTATTGTTGATAAGTTAAAAAGTGACCAGGCTCCAGATGGCTCCTGGCAATACCCGTTTGAAACGGGGATCTCGACAGATGCATATATGATCATTTTATTAAGGACGCTGGAAATAAATGATGAAGAATTAATTCGTAAGTTAACCGAGAGAATTATAAGCAAACAAGAGGAAAACGGTGCTTGGAAGCTCTTTTATGATGAAGGTGATGGAAATTTATCCGCTACGGTTGAAGCCTATTATTCACTTCTTTATTCAGGTTATTATGAAAAGGATGATAAAAGGCTTCGAACGGCAGAACGGTTTATTTTATCAAAGGGCGGCATCGAAAATTCCCATATGTTCACAAAAATCATGCTTTCCTTAACTGGACAATACCCTTGGCCGCCATTATTTCCAATTCCAGTTGAAATCGTCCTCTTGCCGCTTTCCTTCCCTGTCAATTTTTTCGATTTTTCCGTCTACGGGAGAGTCAATCTTGCTCCCATTCTGATTGTGGCTGACAAAAAATACAGTAAACGAACTAAGAGGAGTCCAAACCTTTCGAATTTGTTTCATTCAAGAGCGGATGATTTCTTTCGTTGGAGAAGAACTCAGGAATGGAAGTCACTTTTTACGATTTTTGAAGAGGGAATGAAAAGTTTCATAGGTTTGCCGATGCACATTCACTCGCTCGCCATCGAACGCGCCAAGCAATATATGCTTGACCGGATTGAACCCGACGGAACTTTTTATGGCTACTTCAGTTCCACATTTCTAATGATTTTTGCTTTGCTTTCACTTGGATACTCAAAAAAAGATCCGATTATTTTGAAAGCTGTCACGGGGTTAAAAGAGATGAAGTGCCTAATTAACGGCCATACTCACATGCAATATACAACCGCAACAGTGTGGAATACTTCCTTAATCAGTTTCGCCCTGCAGAAAGCAGGAATTACCCCATCTGAACCCGTGGTATCAGGCGCAAACCGTTATTTGCTGCAACGGCAGCATGATAAATATGGAGATTGGATGGTCCATAGTCCCAATGTTTTGCCTGGAGGTTGGGGATTTGCAGATATCAACACGCTGCACCCCGATATAGATGATACCACATCATCCCTAAGAGCTATTTCCAAACTTGTTCGTCAAGAACCTCACTTTCAACGAGCTTGGGAAAGAGGAATTAATTGGCTATTCTCAATGCAAAATGATGACGGCGGCTGGCCAGCCTTTGAAAAAAATGTGAACAAAAAAATATTGAATCATCTCCCGATTGAAGGAGGAAAATTTTTGCTCACTGACCCTAGCACCGCGGATCTAACAGGAAGGACTCTGGAATTTTTCGGGGCATACACCAATTTATCGAAAAATCATCCATCAATGAAAAGAGGTGTAAATTGGCTTATAAATAACCAAGAAAAGGATGGATCCTGGTATGGACGCTGGGGGATTTGCTTTATATACGGGACGTGGGCGGCTTTAACCGGATTGATTGCATCCGGTGTCTCATCCCATCACCAATCGATTCAAAAAGCAGTCAATTGGCTATATAAAATCCAAAATCATGATGGCGGCTGGGGAGAGTCGTGCAAAAGCGATATTATGAATACCTACATCCCTCTCGGTGCAAGCACATTAATCGATACAGCCTGGGCTGTAGATGCGCTTATCGCTGCCGCAGACCAGCCGACACCAGGTATTCAAGCTGGTATAAAATTTTTACTTAAGTCGTTCGAAAAAAATGTTTGGACCATTTCTTACCCGAAAGGACAGGTAATCGCAGGAGGATTCTACATACACTACCATAGCTACCGCTACATCTTCCCTCTGCTAGCCTTGTCTCATTACAAACAAAAATTTCAAGATTAA
- a CDS encoding bifunctional diguanylate cyclase/phosphodiesterase, giving the protein MKKIDQLHQCKWMIILCLVILLEIFEKLLSILLPSQGIVYHIFDIFYSLAKIMLLLFLLGLIYKTTKELRQSKQKLNSIFDTLDVAIWSHDLKSDILLITQGIEKLYGRSLNEFYQDHNLWKKVIFPEDRYVLDEREQKLLAGEPVTSVYRIIRPDGEVRWIQDRGIPKLDENGAFVDFTSVLFDITDRKESEDRYRSLVEMSPDIIAVISNEKIDYINEAGCKLVGASRPDEIIGQSIFKFTDPKEINYIRKLIQDIFDKKSTKRFEFQVFGLDGHSIEVEMSTMPIQYEGRRAIQIVGRDITERKRAEKTIHKMAFYDALTGLPNRNKLRQHLNKLLTNPGNQMLAVLFLDLDRFKIINDTKGHSTGDLLLQKVAKRLKSAVPSDGLVSRLGGDEFIILIEDIDKKKVTEIAKRILDAFHAPIEIDQQEFFVTPSIGISIYPTDGEDEETLIKYADTAMYLAKERGKNNFQFYSSNLDDLTSRKMEIENGLRKALEQNQLMLHYQPQVELATGKIVGVEALIRWKHHELGMISPSEFIPLAEETGLIVPLGKWVLREACEQNKAWQNSGLPPIPIAVNISVRQFQDEQFVDFIMNTLDQVGLDPHYLELEITESIMQNIEKSTIILNQLKELGVKLSIDDFGTGYSSLSYLKHLPIDKLKIDKSFVDDIIHHMNQGAIVKTIIDMGHNLQYTVIAEGIEKEEQVKFLRENSCKIGQGYFFSKPLPPEKMLELIKSEHDFKLLNSYCATNLDIAENGTNS; this is encoded by the coding sequence ATGAAAAAGATTGATCAATTACATCAGTGTAAATGGATGATCATTTTATGTCTTGTTATCTTATTAGAGATATTTGAAAAGCTGTTATCAATCCTTCTTCCTTCTCAAGGGATTGTCTATCATATATTTGATATTTTTTATAGTCTTGCTAAGATCATGCTGCTGTTGTTTTTGCTCGGGCTGATTTATAAAACAACAAAAGAGCTCCGCCAAAGCAAGCAAAAATTAAATAGTATTTTTGATACTTTGGATGTTGCGATATGGTCTCACGATTTAAAGTCCGACATTTTACTCATCACTCAGGGGATTGAAAAACTGTACGGTCGCTCTTTAAACGAATTTTATCAAGACCATAATCTCTGGAAAAAAGTAATTTTTCCGGAAGACCGATATGTTTTAGATGAAAGAGAACAGAAACTTTTGGCGGGGGAACCTGTTACGAGTGTATACCGAATTATCCGCCCAGATGGAGAAGTTCGCTGGATCCAAGACCGGGGAATCCCAAAGCTGGATGAAAACGGTGCATTTGTGGATTTTACCAGTGTCTTGTTTGACATTACCGACCGAAAAGAAAGTGAGGACCGGTATAGAAGCTTAGTGGAGATGTCACCGGATATTATTGCTGTTATTAGCAATGAGAAAATCGACTATATAAATGAAGCCGGCTGCAAGCTTGTTGGAGCATCCAGACCCGATGAAATCATTGGTCAATCGATCTTTAAATTCACAGATCCAAAAGAAATTAATTATATAAGAAAACTTATTCAGGACATTTTTGATAAAAAATCAACAAAACGATTTGAGTTTCAAGTATTTGGACTTGATGGCCATTCCATTGAAGTAGAAATGTCCACAATGCCAATACAGTATGAAGGCAGACGTGCCATTCAGATCGTCGGCAGAGATATCACTGAACGAAAGCGAGCAGAAAAAACAATCCATAAGATGGCTTTTTATGATGCGCTGACTGGTCTTCCTAATCGTAATAAGTTAAGGCAGCATTTGAACAAATTATTAACCAATCCGGGAAATCAAATGTTGGCTGTACTATTTTTAGACCTCGATCGCTTTAAAATTATTAATGATACAAAAGGGCATTCAACAGGGGACCTATTATTGCAAAAAGTAGCGAAACGGTTAAAGAGCGCCGTTCCATCCGACGGCCTGGTTTCCCGCTTGGGCGGAGATGAATTCATCATATTAATAGAAGATATTGATAAGAAAAAAGTGACAGAAATTGCGAAACGAATCCTTGATGCATTTCACGCACCAATTGAAATTGATCAGCAGGAATTTTTTGTGACTCCAAGTATCGGCATAAGCATCTATCCTACAGATGGTGAAGATGAAGAAACGTTAATTAAATATGCGGATACCGCCATGTACCTGGCGAAAGAACGAGGAAAAAACAATTTCCAATTTTATAGTTCGAATCTCGATGATCTGACTTCACGTAAGATGGAGATTGAGAATGGCTTAAGAAAAGCACTGGAACAGAATCAGCTGATGCTTCATTATCAGCCGCAAGTCGAATTAGCGACCGGAAAAATTGTTGGAGTCGAGGCGTTAATTCGTTGGAAGCATCATGAGCTTGGAATGATTTCTCCGTCCGAATTTATCCCGCTTGCAGAGGAAACGGGGCTAATTGTTCCGCTTGGAAAATGGGTTTTAAGAGAAGCGTGTGAACAAAATAAGGCATGGCAAAATAGCGGATTACCGCCGATTCCAATTGCCGTTAATATTTCTGTTCGACAATTCCAAGATGAACAATTTGTCGATTTTATCATGAATACATTGGATCAAGTTGGTCTTGATCCACATTATTTGGAATTAGAAATAACGGAAAGTATTATGCAAAATATAGAAAAATCTACTATTATTTTAAATCAATTAAAGGAGCTGGGGGTCAAATTATCAATCGATGACTTTGGAACGGGATATTCTTCCTTAAGCTACTTAAAACATCTTCCAATCGACAAACTTAAGATTGATAAGTCATTTGTGGATGATATTATCCATCATATGAATCAAGGTGCTATTGTAAAGACCATCATAGATATGGGGCATAATTTGCAATATACAGTTATAGCAGAAGGAATTGAAAAAGAAGAACAAGTGAAGTTCTTACGAGAGAATTCATGTAAGATTGGCCAAGGATATTTTTTCAGCAAACCTTTGCCACCGGAAAAAATGCTTGAGCTTATAAAAAGTGAGCATGATTTTAAACTTTTGAATTCATATTGTGCAACAAATTTAGATATTGCTGAAAATGGAACAAACTCATAA
- a CDS encoding ABC transporter permease, with protein sequence MQFSQLIILAACIISGIIYQKVVPEPKKNWREEIEADIQQLEKQLKSAPDEEKSWIQDQFKQNQQYLDKNVNPNAKSNWHYMNSVVTGINSLVTLFAVIVCSANVSAEFSDGTIKQLLIRPHKRWAILLAKYFAVIIYSLLLVLTLIVSGYLVGLILFGSGDFHAKIIEPSIAGQKEVIVGTQFFLKMLYYLPGLFIIMTISFMLSTLFKNQALAVGIGIFVLFFSTTLGGYNVVLAEKYEWVKFLIFPHLDLTIYALQDKILQDITLPESLGILTVYYVVFIIITFVFFEKRDISI encoded by the coding sequence TTGCAATTTTCGCAACTCATCATCCTGGCTGCTTGTATAATCAGCGGAATCATCTATCAAAAGGTAGTGCCTGAGCCAAAGAAAAATTGGCGGGAAGAAATTGAGGCAGATATACAGCAGCTTGAAAAACAATTAAAAAGTGCTCCTGACGAAGAGAAAAGTTGGATCCAAGATCAATTCAAGCAAAATCAGCAATATTTGGATAAAAATGTGAATCCGAACGCCAAAAGCAACTGGCATTATATGAATAGCGTCGTAACAGGAATCAACTCCCTTGTCACGCTTTTTGCCGTCATTGTCTGCAGTGCAAATGTATCTGCTGAATTCTCTGATGGCACCATTAAGCAATTGTTAATCAGGCCGCACAAAAGATGGGCTATTCTTCTTGCTAAATATTTTGCTGTAATTATCTACTCCCTGTTGCTTGTTCTGACGTTAATCGTATCAGGGTATTTAGTTGGATTGATCTTGTTTGGCAGCGGTGATTTTCATGCAAAAATTATTGAACCGAGCATTGCTGGACAGAAAGAAGTGATTGTAGGCACCCAGTTCTTTTTAAAAATGCTTTATTACCTTCCTGGTTTATTTATCATTATGACCATTTCATTCATGCTTTCAACACTGTTTAAAAACCAGGCACTCGCCGTCGGCATCGGGATATTTGTTCTATTTTTTTCCACTACACTGGGCGGCTACAACGTTGTATTAGCTGAAAAATACGAATGGGTAAAGTTCTTGATCTTCCCGCACCTGGATTTAACCATTTATGCACTTCAGGATAAGATCCTTCAAGATATCACATTACCTGAATCTTTAGGAATTTTGACTGTATACTATGTCGTTTTCATCATCATTACGTTTGTCTTTTTCGAAAAAAGAGATATCAGCATATAG
- the ssuE gene encoding NADPH-dependent FMN reductase: MAKVVIISGATSENSRLNGIELEVEAFLTRQRIEYEQIKVRELPPEDLIYGKFDSPEIVKANKKVESADAVIVLTPVYKASFTGVLKTYLDLLPQKGFANKIILPLVIGGTYGHLLVIDYALKPVLSALGATTILSGVYTLDSQVERIGDHQFQLDTEIHERLQKALTELSGQLAQVKLN, from the coding sequence ATGGCAAAAGTAGTTATTATTTCAGGGGCAACTTCAGAAAATTCAAGATTGAACGGGATCGAACTGGAGGTGGAAGCTTTCTTGACCCGCCAAAGGATTGAGTATGAGCAAATCAAAGTGCGTGAGTTGCCGCCGGAAGATTTAATTTACGGAAAATTTGATAGTCCTGAAATCGTAAAAGCCAATAAGAAAGTAGAAAGTGCTGATGCTGTTATCGTGTTGACACCTGTTTATAAAGCATCCTTTACGGGTGTGTTAAAAACATATTTAGACTTGCTTCCTCAAAAAGGATTTGCAAATAAAATTATCTTGCCTCTCGTGATTGGCGGAACATACGGACATCTTCTTGTAATTGATTATGCATTAAAACCAGTCTTGTCTGCTCTGGGAGCAACAACCATTTTAAGTGGTGTTTACACGCTTGATTCCCAAGTTGAACGGATTGGCGATCATCAGTTTCAGTTGGATACGGAAATTCATGAAAGATTGCAAAAAGCGTTAACCGAACTTTCCGGACAGTTGGCACAAGTAAAGCTGAATTGA
- a CDS encoding YezD family protein produces MKQLDEEKIKYILSKLDKLEYGCIVITVHDSDITQIDITEKKRFPLVKNRKLEAKK; encoded by the coding sequence ATGAAACAATTAGATGAAGAGAAAATAAAGTATATACTGTCAAAGTTAGACAAACTGGAATATGGCTGTATAGTAATTACCGTACATGATAGTGATATTACGCAAATCGATATTACCGAAAAGAAACGGTTTCCTCTTGTGAAAAATAGGAAACTTGAAGCAAAAAAATAA
- a CDS encoding carbon-nitrogen hydrolase family protein: MDHINDQVRVAVVQASPVIMDLYKTLEKVRLLTTDAAKRGAKLVLFPEAYIPAYPRGMTFGTVVGSRSSKGREDWCRYWENSIFVPSKETEVLGSIAKDNSVYLVIGVIEKEQLSGTLYCTVLYFSPDGTLLGKHRKLKPTASERIIWGEGDGSTLPVFDTSIGKIGALICWENYMPLARMAMYSKGVELYLMPTADAREVWQSTIRHIALEGRCFVLSCNQFVTKNMYPTDLACYDELESEPEIMSNGGSAIISPLGEYIVGPVYGKEDILIADLDLRDIVKSRFDFDVNGHYSRPDVFQLAINEARKTNVKWD; encoded by the coding sequence ATGGATCACATCAATGATCAAGTAAGAGTGGCCGTTGTACAAGCGTCCCCTGTCATTATGGACCTTTATAAAACACTTGAAAAAGTCCGGCTTTTAACAACTGATGCTGCGAAAAGGGGAGCAAAATTAGTTTTATTTCCGGAGGCATATATACCAGCATATCCGAGAGGAATGACATTTGGAACGGTGGTAGGGAGCCGGTCGTCTAAAGGAAGGGAAGATTGGTGTCGGTATTGGGAAAATTCGATCTTTGTTCCTAGTAAAGAAACGGAAGTATTAGGCTCCATTGCAAAAGATAATAGTGTGTATCTTGTTATTGGAGTGATTGAAAAAGAACAATTATCCGGCACCCTTTATTGCACTGTGCTTTATTTTAGTCCGGACGGTACGTTGTTAGGAAAACATCGTAAACTCAAACCGACTGCATCAGAAAGAATTATTTGGGGAGAGGGAGATGGAAGTACGCTTCCTGTTTTTGATACTTCAATAGGTAAAATAGGCGCTTTGATCTGTTGGGAAAATTATATGCCGCTTGCCCGTATGGCAATGTACAGCAAGGGTGTTGAACTATATCTTATGCCGACTGCAGATGCTAGAGAAGTTTGGCAATCTACGATTCGACATATTGCCCTGGAAGGAAGATGTTTTGTTTTATCATGCAATCAATTTGTGACAAAAAATATGTATCCAACAGATTTGGCTTGTTATGACGAACTGGAGTCAGAACCTGAGATCATGAGCAACGGAGGAAGTGCTATTATCAGTCCGCTGGGTGAATATATCGTTGGACCGGTTTACGGAAAAGAGGACATTCTTATTGCGGATTTAGATTTAAGAGACATTGTTAAAAGCCGTTTCGATTTTGACGTGAATGGCCATTATTCTCGGCCTGATGTCTTTCAGCTAGCAATAAATGAAGCTAGAAAGACAAATGTTAAATGGGATTAA